Below is a window of Methanocorpusculum sp. DNA.
AATTTACATGAAAAAGCTGATAGTTTTACTTGGACTCCTCGCTATCCTCTTTGTTGTCGCTGCAGGATGTATAAGTGCGGATGTGCCTGCAGTAAACAACAGTACGACTGACCCGATTGTCGGAATCTGGCAAAGCACACAAACCTTCACCTCTCTGGATGGAGAAGAGGTTTACTATGTGTATGAAATACTTGCTGACAATACCGGCTTTGCATATTTGGTCAGCCCTGGATCGGATGAAGGAGTGAAATCCGCAATCTACTGGGGAAACGACAAGGGAACCTACGTCTTTGCACTAAGCACGTCTACTGATGCAGTCTATTATCACTATCTCTCTGCTGATGAGAAAACGCTTACAGATGCTGCCGGCAACACGTACACCAGAATCTAACCTTTTTTTTATCTATGATCTCCGCAGGCATTCCCCAACTCTCATAAGGAATGAAGGCACATATACTAAGGAATTCGTATGGCTATCGAAAATGGTACATATATTAAACTCAGCTACACCGGATCTGTGAACGGTGTTCCCTTCGATACAACCGACGCTGAAGTTGCAAAGACCGCAGGAATTTTCCGTGAAAACGCAATGTACGGTCCGTCAGTCGTCAAAGTAGGCGCAGGACATCTCCTTTCCGGAGTTGACGAGGACCTTGCAGGCAAAGAGATCGGAAAAGAATACACCCTTGTTGTTCCCGCAGAAAAAGCATTCGGCGAGCACAAAAAAGAGGAAATGAAAGCAGTCGACAAGAAAGCTTTCGAGAAGAAACCTGAACTCTTCGAGCGTGTAAAGCTTGAAGGCCGTGACGGTGTCGTCGTAAACAAAGTCGGCAGCAGATACATCGTTGACTTCAACCACCCGCTTGCAGGTCAGGACGTTTCCTACGTCTACACCATCGAAGGCGTTGTTGAGGAAGGAACCGAGAAGCTCGCAGGAATGATCAAACTCCTTACCGGCCGCGACATGAAGGTCAATGCAGAGGACAAGACCTTTGTTTCGATCGAGATCCCCGCAATGATGGCAATGTACAACCAGAACTGGCTCATGACCCAGTATATGGTTTCCCAGGAAGCATTCCTTGTCTTCCCTGAGATCGAGAACGTCAAGTTCATCGAGTCCTTCCCACGCCCGAACTACAAGACAGAAGAAGAGAGCACCCCTGCTGAAGAGCAGGCAGCTGAATAACCCATACTCTTTTTTTCTGACGAATCATATATTCGTCAATGACCCGACATCCTGCACGTCTCTGGAAAGTTTCCGGCGATAAGATCTCATGCGGGGTTTGTGCCCGCAGATGCAAGATCGCGAATGGTGATAGAGGATTCTGCGGCGTTCGGGAAAACACGGACGGCGTTTTGTATGCGAACTCGTATGGTCTCTTGACGGCTGCAAATCTGGACCCGATCGAAAAGAAGCCGCTGTATCATTTTTTACCGGGGACGACGACGTTTTCCATCAGCGGTTTCGGCTGCAATTTTACGTGTAAGCATTGTCAGAACTACACGCTTTCGCAGACGACGAAGCTCCCAGCCGAGTATGTACCGCCGGAGGCGGTCATCCAGGAAGCGATAACGCTTGGAGCGAAAAGTATCTCGTTCACGTATAATGAGCCGACGATCTCGTTTGAATATGTGTATGATACCGCGAAACTCGCAAAGGAACAGGGTCTTACTTCGGCATTCATCACGAACGGGTATATGTCGAAGGAAGCCCTCCTTGAACTTGCCCCGTATCTTGGGGCGATCCGGATCGATCTGAAGGGATTCACGGATGAGTTTTATAGAGAAGTCTGCGGAGCAAGACTGAAGCCGGTGCTCGATACGATTTTGCTTTCCAAGGAGCTCGGACTCCATCAGGAACTGGTGACGCTCGTGATCCCCGGATATAATGACAGCGTGGAAGAGATCGATTCTATGCTGGACTGGGTCATGACGAATCTTGGGCCGGCGGTCCCGCATCATTTCACGGCGTTCATGCCGATGTATCATATGCAGGATGTTCCACGGACCCCGTTCTCGACGCTGGACCGGATCTACCGGCAGGCAAAGGAACACGGGCTGTATTATCCGTATGTGGGAAATATGCCGCATGCCGAAGGCTCGAAGACCTTCTGCCCGGAGTGCGGAGCGGTGCTGATCGATCGAAACGGGTTTTCGTCAGTCGAGCCGGGGCTTAAAGACGGACACTGCAGGAAGTGCGGGCGCAAGATCGAGGGTGTTTTTTAAGGGGATGTGGGTGTATGGGTTTGAGGAGAAAACGGTTCGTGGAACACGGTTTTTCAGCTGTGTTCTGAAAAAGTAGGGTGCACGTCGGACCTGCACCCTTGTTTTTTATTTGTGATGAGGGTGCAGGTCTCAAAAATCTGCGTGCACCCACATTATGCTATGATTTGCGTTTTTTTTTGAAAAATTGGCTTATTTGAAGGTTTTTGGTGAGGGTGCACATTTTTCCCGAAACTCTGTATTTTGTAGTAATTAGGTGTATATTTAGGTTTTAGAAATTTTTCCCAGGGTTTTGAGAAAAATGTGCACCCTAGGGATTTGCCTCTCTCAGGAAGGAGTTGATTGGGTGTGGATACACGGGATATCCCACCGCGAACCGCAAATCAGAGATTTGCTCTCCGACTCGCTTCGCTCGCTTGAATAAGCCCAAGCGGGCAAACCCCATTCACATTTAAAATAGGACTTACGCGGTGTACTCTTAAAAAAAAGAATGAATTCCCTATTGGGAATCTTACAACACCGGATAGGTCAGACCCGTCACATCGAACTCTGTTCCAAAGCGGGTATTGAACTCAGTCAGGACGCTCTCAACGCTCATGTCCTCAAACACTCCCGGGTGGATCATTTTTGCAAGAGCGACCGCGGCAGCGCAGGATCTCGGCCCGTAGGTCAGATCGTTCCTGATAAGCCAGACCTGATCATCCTTGACTGCAGTGATCGTATTGAACCCGGTCCTTGAAACAAGTTCATCGTAACTTGCCTCGGGATCATTCATATTGTTCACGAGTTTCACGATGATCCCCGGACTGGATGAAACCACCCACTCGTCGGAGATCTTGCGGGAACCGGCATCGGTCATGATGTTCTGCCCGCCGGCGATCGAAATCAGCTGGCCCATCCCCGTGTCCGTTCCCTGACCCCAGTAAGCCGTATAGCTTTCGGCATAGATAGTGCGGGCCCAAGAGATCGGAGCGACCCGTGACTTGACCTCGGTGATGACCTCGTTATAATATTCGGCAATCTGCTGAGCCTTTTCAACATTGCCGGAGATCTTGCCGATCTCAACAATATCCTGAGTCATCGTTTCCGGCTTCGTGCAGTCGATATACACGATCGGGATCCCTGCGGATGCGAGGACATCAGCATTCTTCGGCTTCGAGCTTGCATACCCGATCACCAGATCAGCATCAAGCGAAATGAGATACTCCACATCAGGCTCGTTCCAAGCCCCGACAACCACTGCGTTCGGATACATCTTCACCTGCTCGGCATTGTTCGCAATCGACTGAGAGATACCAACAACTTTGTCGGCGTCGCCTAAGATATACAAAATCTCGCCGGCATTCGAGTTCAGAAGAACGATCCGCTCAGCAGTATGATTCAGCGTAACGGTTGTCCCGTCCGAGTTGGTAATAATAATATTACCGGACGATCCGTCGGAGATACAGCCTGCGGCGAAGATGATACAAAGCATAGTCAGGATAATGCCTGACACAATCAGTATTTTTTTCATAAAAACCTCTATGATGGAGCATAGGAGAGAATGAATCTCCCCTGTGCATTTTCAACAAACTCAGCATGTACCCCGTACACATCACGAACCGACTCGGTCGTGAGTACCTCTGACGGAGTCCCATAGTCATACATCTCCCCATCTTTAAGGAGCAGGACCTTATCGGTGTACCGAAGTGCCAGATTCAAATCATGCAAAGCGATGATCATACCGGAGTTATCCGTTCTGACGATCTCCCGCATAGTCGAGACGGTCTCCAGCTGATGCCGGAGATCGAGGGAGCTCGTCGGCTCGTCGAACAGGAAAAAATTTGGATTCTGGGCAAGTGCCCGGGCAATAAATACCCGCTGCCTCTGGCCGCCGGAGAGTTCATTCACGAACCGGTCGGACAGATCGGTAATGTTCATCGTAGACATGGCCTTGTCTACCACGTTAAGATCCTCATCCGAGACCGACCAGCTCATGTACGGACGGCGCCCGATAAGCACGGTGTCGAGAACGGTCGTAAAGGGCGTGTAATGGAAGTACTGGGGAACGTAGCCGATCATCTTTGCACGGTCGATCGGGTCGATCTTCTGCACGTCTACCCCGTCGATGGTGATCGACCCGGAAGCCGGGGCCAGGATATCGGCGATGGTTTTTATCAGCGTGGATTTTCCCGAACCGTTCGGACCAAGGAGGGCGAGGACCTCGCCGGATATCGACTCGAAACTGATGTCTTTGAGAACCGCGTGACTGCCGTACTTCTGAGAAACCGAAGCGACCGAGATGTTCATGCAAGGTACCTCCCGTGCCCTCGGGTGATCAGGAAAAGGAAGAAGAGACCGCCGAGGATGTACATGATGATCCCGACCGGGATCTCGATCGGGGCAAGAATGACCCGGGCGACCGTGTCGGAGATAAGAAGGATCAGGGCGCCGAGTAGAGCCGAAGCCGGCAGAAGATACCGGTAATCATTCCCAATAAGCATCCGGCAGATGTGCGGGGCCATGAGACCGACAAAACCGATGATCCCGGTAAATGCAAGGCAGGCGGACGCAGCGAAGCTGACGATGAGAAGACCGGAGATCCTGAACCGCTGGACGTTGATGCCGAGATTTTTCGCAACGTCATCGCCGCTGGAGAGGGTATTGAGATCCCAGGCACGCCGTTCGACGAGGAAAAAACAGATGAGAACGATCGGGAAAAGGATCGCGATCGCCTGCCAGGTGGCGCCCCACATCCCGCCCATGAGCCAGGTGACGATATCCCGGAGAGCATCGTCGTTTGATACATACTTGAGACCGAGCAGTCCTGCCTGGAACAGGTAGCCTATAACAACTCCGGCAAGGATCATGATCGCCTGGGATGTGTGTTTCGTTCTGGAGATGAGATAGACGAGGATAACACTCAGCCAGCCGAAGAGGAAGGCCGAGAGGATGAGAAAAACAGATTTAACGGAGAAGGTAACTCCCGCAAGAAGGATACTGCCCGCAAAGATAGATCCGAAGATCGCCGGACCGAGCACGATGATAAGAGCCGCCCCGAATGATGCTGCCGAGGAAAGACCGAGGGTGAACGGACTGACGAGCGGATTTCTGAGAAGTCCCTGCATTACGGCGCCGGCGGTCGCTAAGGCAACTCCCGCAAGGATCGCAAGAAGGATCCTTGGAAGACGATAATTCATCACGATCAGGTCTGCCATGCCATCGTCCGGGGAGGCAATGCTTCCAGGGAAAAGCGCGTGACCGAATACCGCGAGAACGTCTCCGGGGGGTATATACACCGAACCTATACCAACCGCAAGAATGGAGACAAGGACGAGAATTATGAAGAGCGTGACCAGAACGAGCAGTTTACGTTTCTGAATAGTATGGTAGAGCAGTGTTGTTTTGGTGTTACTATCCCCACTATTCTTCATAACTATGTTATGGTAGGTTTTTCATTTAAAAGAATGTGGTGGGTTTGACACCCGCATCACCGAATCGGGCTCACGGCAATTCGAGCGAGTCGCCGGGCTTCATGATCTCGACATGCATCACGGTCGTCAGTTCGATAGCCCGCTTGAACGCCGGGAGATCCTGCTCGATCTCAGGATAGGTGTTCACATGCATCGGAATGACCGTCTTCGCCCCGATCCATTCCGCGGCGATCATACCCTCCTCAGGCCCCATCGTATAGCGTCCTCCGACCGGGAGGATCGCAATATCCGGATGATAGAGTTTTTTCAGCAGTTTCATGTCGGAAAAAAGTCCGGTGTCTCCGGCATAGTAGATCACATGCCCATCCATCTCCACGACAAATCCGCAGGCCTGACCCATGTAGAGACTGGTTCCATCCTCCTGACGGATGGAGGAAGAGTGCAGGGCCGGGACCATACGGATCGTTATTCCATCAGATTCCACCGTGCCGCCGATATTCATCCCGATCGTTTCAACGCCGATCGATTTCAGATATCCGGACAGCTCATGGACGGCCACTGTTTTGGAGAACCGTTCGGGCGAGTCCCCGATATGATCGGCATGTGCGTGAGAGATCAGGGTCAGATCGGCTGCTTCGGTCGCGGGGTCATCAAGCGGCATCGGATCGAATAAAAGTATCTTCGAGCCTTCGATGATAAAACAGGAGTGACCGACGTATCTGATATGCATGTGTAGATAATAGCGTTTGAAAAATAAAATAATAGGGTTAGTTGAGTTCGGTCATATCCGTCGACTCGGCAACATCGATGGACTCGCCGAGCGTATCTTCCTGAAGACCGGATGTCATTTTTTCCGTCAGATCACGATCTTCCATAACATCTTTGATCCTCTCAAGGAACGGATCGAGTGTCGTATCCTCTTTCTGCTCGATCACGTGACGGTATTCACGCAGAGTTGTTGGAGAGATCCCAAGTTCTTCTGAGATCTCCTTCATGGTCATCTCGGTACTCATCAGGGTCTTCATCTGTGTCTGATCGAACGGCATATTGAAATCCAGATCTCTAAACAGTTTCAGCTGTACCCGGGCCCGGGCCACGGTCTTCGAGAGTTTCTCATCGCCAAGTTCCCGGGCGATCTCCGTATCATTCTTTCCCGCATAGAAGGAGGTTATCAGGCGCGCGAGCTGGATCGGCTCAAGTTTTGTTTTGAAAAAACCGCGCTCCTGGATTTCCCGCATAATCAAAGCTATTTCCCGCTCTACCGCATCCTGGTCACGAAGTGTCCCGTGAAGTGTCTTCATTGGCTCGACAATCTTCGTTTTCTGCGTCAGATTGGAAAATAACTGCATCAAATCCTTTTGTCTCTTTTTTGGTGCCATATTTAGTATCCCTCCATATTGACTATCCCTTCAACATGTATCTTTATCCATATAATGATTATGACTCGAAGCGGGAAACAAAGCAGCAGTACACAGTGATGCAAATTATTAATACCAACGAAAACTGTATGATACTCCCCTTTCCAGAATGATCCAGCACTGGCCCACCATTATAGATAGAAGTGTTTGGAGCATGGGTCGACAAACACAGTATATTCTATATGGATTCAAAGCCCATAAATATCCAGATATCCCTATGGCAGAATACGAAGACACCTACGAAAAGGTCATTGAACTTGCACGCAGAAGAGGTTTTGTCTGGCCTTCTTCTGAAATATACGGATCCGTTGCCGGCTTTATCGAC
It encodes the following:
- a CDS encoding ABC transporter ATP-binding protein, with product MNISVASVSQKYGSHAVLKDISFESISGEVLALLGPNGSGKSTLIKTIADILAPASGSITIDGVDVQKIDPIDRAKMIGYVPQYFHYTPFTTVLDTVLIGRRPYMSWSVSDEDLNVVDKAMSTMNITDLSDRFVNELSGGQRQRVFIARALAQNPNFFLFDEPTSSLDLRHQLETVSTMREIVRTDNSGMIIALHDLNLALRYTDKVLLLKDGEMYDYGTPSEVLTTESVRDVYGVHAEFVENAQGRFILSYAPS
- a CDS encoding iron ABC transporter permease translates to MKNSGDSNTKTTLLYHTIQKRKLLVLVTLFIILVLVSILAVGIGSVYIPPGDVLAVFGHALFPGSIASPDDGMADLIVMNYRLPRILLAILAGVALATAGAVMQGLLRNPLVSPFTLGLSSAASFGAALIIVLGPAIFGSIFAGSILLAGVTFSVKSVFLILSAFLFGWLSVILVYLISRTKHTSQAIMILAGVVIGYLFQAGLLGLKYVSNDDALRDIVTWLMGGMWGATWQAIAILFPIVLICFFLVERRAWDLNTLSSGDDVAKNLGINVQRFRISGLLIVSFAASACLAFTGIIGFVGLMAPHICRMLIGNDYRYLLPASALLGALILLISDTVARVILAPIEIPVGIIMYILGGLFFLFLITRGHGRYLA
- a CDS encoding FKBP-type peptidyl-prolyl cis-trans isomerase yields the protein MAIENGTYIKLSYTGSVNGVPFDTTDAEVAKTAGIFRENAMYGPSVVKVGAGHLLSGVDEDLAGKEIGKEYTLVVPAEKAFGEHKKEEMKAVDKKAFEKKPELFERVKLEGRDGVVVNKVGSRYIVDFNHPLAGQDVSYVYTIEGVVEEGTEKLAGMIKLLTGRDMKVNAEDKTFVSIEIPAMMAMYNQNWLMTQYMVSQEAFLVFPEIENVKFIESFPRPNYKTEEESTPAEEQAAE
- a CDS encoding response regulator receiver protein; the protein is MAPKKRQKDLMQLFSNLTQKTKIVEPMKTLHGTLRDQDAVEREIALIMREIQERGFFKTKLEPIQLARLITSFYAGKNDTEIARELGDEKLSKTVARARVQLKLFRDLDFNMPFDQTQMKTLMSTEMTMKEISEELGISPTTLREYRHVIEQKEDTTLDPFLERIKDVMEDRDLTEKMTSGLQEDTLGESIDVAESTDMTELN
- a CDS encoding ABC transporter substrate-binding protein, which codes for MKKILIVSGIILTMLCIIFAAGCISDGSSGNIIITNSDGTTVTLNHTAERIVLLNSNAGEILYILGDADKVVGISQSIANNAEQVKMYPNAVVVGAWNEPDVEYLISLDADLVIGYASSKPKNADVLASAGIPIVYIDCTKPETMTQDIVEIGKISGNVEKAQQIAEYYNEVITEVKSRVAPISWARTIYAESYTAYWGQGTDTGMGQLISIAGGQNIMTDAGSRKISDEWVVSSSPGIIVKLVNNMNDPEASYDELVSRTGFNTITAVKDDQVWLIRNDLTYGPRSCAAAVALAKMIHPGVFEDMSVESVLTEFNTRFGTEFDVTGLTYPVL
- the amrS gene encoding AmmeMemoRadiSam system radical SAM enzyme, yielding MTRHPARLWKVSGDKISCGVCARRCKIANGDRGFCGVRENTDGVLYANSYGLLTAANLDPIEKKPLYHFLPGTTTFSISGFGCNFTCKHCQNYTLSQTTKLPAEYVPPEAVIQEAITLGAKSISFTYNEPTISFEYVYDTAKLAKEQGLTSAFITNGYMSKEALLELAPYLGAIRIDLKGFTDEFYREVCGARLKPVLDTILLSKELGLHQELVTLVIPGYNDSVEEIDSMLDWVMTNLGPAVPHHFTAFMPMYHMQDVPRTPFSTLDRIYRQAKEHGLYYPYVGNMPHAEGSKTFCPECGAVLIDRNGFSSVEPGLKDGHCRKCGRKIEGVF
- a CDS encoding metal-dependent hydrolase — encoded protein: MHIRYVGHSCFIIEGSKILLFDPMPLDDPATEAADLTLISHAHADHIGDSPERFSKTVAVHELSGYLKSIGVETIGMNIGGTVESDGITIRMVPALHSSSIRQEDGTSLYMGQACGFVVEMDGHVIYYAGDTGLFSDMKLLKKLYHPDIAILPVGGRYTMGPEEGMIAAEWIGAKTVIPMHVNTYPEIEQDLPAFKRAIELTTVMHVEIMKPGDSLELP